The Gardnerella leopoldii genomic interval AGCACTGATATCAAAACCAGATTGTTGCATATAAGCGCTTGGTTTGAGTGTTAAATGCGATGCTTGTATTGTGCTTAAATCTGCGATTGTTTGTAATTTTGAGTGTTTATTTGCTAAATCAGCTTTCCCAATAATGTTGTGAATACTATCTTTGTCGGCTCTAAGTAGCGTTTCTAAATGATCGCTAGGCTGAATGTTATTAGTTTTAAAATTGCGTAAATCGTTTTGTGTACGAATTAATATTGGCATAAGCGCAGTAAGTTTCATCGCTGGTAAGCTAGCTGAGTGCATGCCAATATTTGCTCTTGTCAAAAAAGAATGTATCGATTTGTATTTTGAATAATTTTGTGAGAAATACGTAATTTTTAGTGGTTTTGGACCCCAATTCAGGATGGAACGTAATTCTTGTTTATCTGCGGGTATGTTAAAGCTAAGAGTGCACGTGTGACCGGAAGCTAAACTTGGAGTTTTTACGGAATCTAAAATTTGAGGAGTTGGTATAAGAGATTCCTCTTGCGACCAATTTTGCACGTCCGTGCGCGAAACAAAAGTGTAATTGGAATTTATAGAAAGTTGTAAAGTGCCTTCTGGAAGTGCCGTTTTTACGGCTTTTAGTGTTGCAGTAAGGTGGTATCCGCTTTTATCTGTTACTACAGGCGTTGCTTGAGTTATATCTATTTCAATGCCCTTGCTATGCGGATTCTCATACGTAGATTGTTTTTTATTTTGCCTTGTAGAAGTTTTGTCAGATAAATCTGCTTTTTTCGTGTTTGCATATGCATAATTTACTAATCCTGCATATTTTGCTGTTGGAAAAGCAAAAATCGTTGCAAATACTACGAATAATATAAAAATAAAACGTGCAGAAATTAAGCAAGTCTGTAACGTAATTCGTAATAAAGAAAATACGTATGAAAGTGATTTCTGCTTTAGAGCAGTAGACGCATTTGTGGTCTGATGTTTACGCGTGAGTTTCTTCACTGTTAGACCGCCTATGTGCTTTTTTGGCATAAAGCCATGCAATTTTACGTTCATTTGGATAGCTTAATATTGCATTAAGTTCTTTAAAATTCACCCATATCGCATCTTCTGCTTCGTGATCAGGATCTCCTAATACAGATAAGTCGCCACTTACATAACGTAACGCAAAATGGTGCACTAGCTTGTGTACTCTATGCGTTGTGCCTGTAAACCAATAGTCGATTGTGGCAATCGAATCTACTACTTCGCCAACTATACCCGTTTCCTCATGAATTTCGCGAACTGCTGTTTCTTGAGGTGTTTCACCTTTTTCTATATGTCCTTTTGGTAGACACCATTCAAGGTGTCCGCTTCTCGAATGACGAGCAATAATTGCGACACGCCCAAGAGAGTCAAATACTAAACCGCCTGCGGAATATTCTCGAATAATTGGCAAGTCTTGCGCATCTAAAGAAGCAAAAGTTGTAGGAGTATCTGCCTGTCTACGTGGTGGCATAAGTGCTGGAGATACGCCTGAGAAAGAAGATGTTTTTTGAAGATTATCTTCCGGCGATTCTGAGTCTTGCGCAGTGTTGTTATCCTTAGAAAACAGCGGAATATCAACAACATTTTGTTCTTCACAACTGTCTTGCTGGCAAGACTTTTTTCTATGCATTTTAGCTAAATCAAGTGGCGTAATAACAGGAGCAGCTTGATTTTGGGCATGATTATCCGCAAGCTTGGCGAGCGTACGTCGTAAGTCTGCAGGAGTAATCATATAGTCAACATTACTCAATCCGCTGTGCATTGGGGTAACGGTATGCTGGAATATAGATTGATTTTTGCTGAAAGGGTGTCGGTAAGGGTGACTGAGAACTTCGAAGTTTGGCCTGAAGCTATAGAGTTGGGGCGACTTTTTGCTGAGCGTCATTATGAACTTGCATTAGTTGGTGGTCCTGTGAGAGATATGCTACTGCATCGCGTGTCGCATGATCTTGATTTTTGTACATCAGCTCGACCTGAAGAGTTTGAACATATTTTGCGTCGCTGGGGACATGATGGTTTTTGGGATATGGGTCGTAAATTTGGCACGTTGGGAGCTATGCGTCGGCGTGCTGATGGTACAGAAGTAAAAGTTGAAATTACTACATATCGTTCTGATGTGTACGATCCAGATTCTCGTAAACCTGAAGTGCAATATGGCGATACTTTAGAAGGTGATCTTTCTAGGCGTGATTTTACTGTCAACGCAATGGCGTTGCGCGTGCCAGATTTAGAGTTTGTGGATCCTTTTGGCGGTGCTAGTGATTTAGCTAAAGGCGTGTTGCGAACCCCGGTTGATCCTCGTCAATCTTTTGATGACGATCCTTTGCGTATGATGCGTGCAATTCGTTTTGTTGCGCAACTTGGGTTTAGTATCGAAGCAAATACTGCTGAAGCGATTGTAGACATGGCAGATAGGTTAGATATTGTTTCTGCTGAAAGAATTCGCGACGAAATTACTAAAATGTTACTTTCGGACAGACCTCGTAAAGGATTAGAAGCTCTTGTTGAATCTGGTATAGCTCAGCGTGTTCTTCCGGAAATTCCAGCTTTACAGCTTGAAATTGACGAGCATCATCGTCATAAGGACGTTTTTGAACACACAATGATGGTTCTTGAGCGCGCTATAGCTTTGGAAACAGATCAAGAAGGTCCAGTGCCGTCTCCAGATTTAACATTGCGCCTAGCTGCTTTATTGCATGACATTGGGAAGCCAAAAACTCGAAAATTTGAAGATGGAGGGAAAGTTAGTTTCCACCACCATGATGTTGTTGGCGCAAAAATGACTCGTAAACGTTTGAAAGCACTGCATTTTGATCATCATCTTATCGACGATGTTACTGAATTAGTGAATTTGCATTTGCGTTTTCATGGGTATGTTGATGAACCGTGGACTGATTCTGCAGTTCGTCGTTACGTAAAAGATTCAGGCCATCTGTATGAGCGGTTGAATCGACTTACTAGAGCAGATGCAACCACTCAGAATCGTCGCAAATCGTTAATGTTTGAGCATGCGATGGACGAGATGGAAGAGCGCGTAAAAGAGCTTAAAAAGCAGGAAGATTTTAACGCTATTAGACCTGATGTAGACGGTAATGAAATAATGCAATTATTGCATTTGCAACCAGGTCCAATAGTTGGTGAGGCTTATAAGCATATGCTTGATTACCGTCTCGATAATGGTCCGGTAGACCATGATATTGCTGTAGAAGAATTACAGCGATGGTATGAGGAAACGTACAAAAAGTAAAAGTTTCTTCACTTAAATAAAAGAGTAGCAGTAAAATATTTTATACTGCTACTCTTTTTTATCTAACTTCCTTATGCTGATCTGCCTTAGGAATGTTTTTCATAAGGTCAGCTCTTATACATCCTTGCACTTCATGTATTGCTGCGCCTGCTGCTGGAACATCTACTTTAGGGCGAAGATTATTAAAAGTAGAGCCAAGCACAATATCGACGAGCTTATCTTTTCTATCATCCATTCGCATAATTGCATCGGTAAAATTAGCGTTTACTGTATAAGCTTCATTAATAGCGTTTTTTCCAAAGTAAATGATTGTTCGTTTAATATTACTTGATTTGTTATTGTTAACCTCTGTTAAGTTAAATCCACGAGCGTTTAAAGCTTCGCCAACAGCGCGAGCAAAACCGCGGAACTTTGTGCCGTTTAGAACTCTGATTGCTACAGCTCTATTATCTACGTAAGGGGCTTTGGCTCCTTCTTTTCCTATTATTGCGCATGGAGCTGGAACACCATAATTTGGGTTATCTTTTGGAGCACGCACAGAATTTATACCAAAAGCGTGGAATTGCACAAGTAAAGCAAATATAAAGGTGACGCCTAGGCCTACGCCCACTGTGGTGAGTACAGATCTTTTTCTTTGATACATGAAAGCTTTACGAGCAATACGTTCGTCGTATTCTTGCGTCATGTTCACTTCCGATCTGTGGTTTGTAACTTTGTTAGCAGCAAGTTTACACAAGCTGCAGAATATACGTAATATTTCATTGCGTAATATTTTATTTTGCATATTTATTCAACGAATAAATATGCGTTTTATTTATAGTTGACAATCTTTGCATGCGCGATACAAAGCAATAAATTCATCGCAAGTAAGCGTCTCGCCGCGTCTAGTTGGGTCAATTCCAGAATTTTTATATGCTTCTTCTGGAACTTGATTTTTAAGAGCTGCGTGCAATGTCTTACGTCGTTGCTGGAAGGCTGCATCAATGAAAGCGAATACTCCCTCACGCTCATTGTTGTCACCTTTGCTTGTGCAATCGCGAGTAAAAGAAACTAATGCTGAATCAACGTTTGGTGCTGGCCAAAACACATTATGACCGATAAGCCCTGCGCGTTGGGCTTTGCCGTACCACGCCAACTTAACACTTGGTGTGCCATATACTTTATTCCCAGGTTGTGCGCATAAACGATCTGCTACCTCTTTTTGAACCATAACTAGAAAATTCTGTAAGTTGCTAAATTTTTCTAGCAAAGTAAGAATAATAGGCGTCGCAACATTGTATGGCAGGTTTGCAACAAGAGTAAATTTTTTAGCCTGTGCAATTTGTGGAACATCATCGGCATTTACTGTTAAAGCATCTTTTAGAATGACATTAAACTTTTGCATTGCTTTAGGCATAAATTCTTCTACAGTATGCGGCAATCGTCGAGCTAGCGGAGGGTCTATTTCTACTGCAGTAAGCTGTGCTCCTGTTTGCAATATTGCAAGAGTAAGAGAACCAAGACCAGGCCCTACCTCCATAACGATATCGCCAGATTTAACGCCAGCTGCCGCTACTATTTTTCGCACTGTACCAGGATCAATAACGAAATTTTGACCAAACTTTTTGGTAGGAGTAATGCCTTCCTCGGCAGCAATACGTCTAATATCTGCTGCACCTAAAAGCTGACCTTCATTTTCAATGCTGATTTCTGTCAAAGTTTTACCATCCAAATTTCGTAACAATTAATCTGTTGCACCAAAGTGCGT includes:
- a CDS encoding NUDIX hydrolase, yielding MITPADLRRTLAKLADNHAQNQAAPVITPLDLAKMHRKKSCQQDSCEEQNVVDIPLFSKDNNTAQDSESPEDNLQKTSSFSGVSPALMPPRRQADTPTTFASLDAQDLPIIREYSAGGLVFDSLGRVAIIARHSRSGHLEWCLPKGHIEKGETPQETAVREIHEETGIVGEVVDSIATIDYWFTGTTHRVHKLVHHFALRYVSGDLSVLGDPDHEAEDAIWVNFKELNAILSYPNERKIAWLYAKKAHRRSNSEETHA
- a CDS encoding CCA tRNA nucleotidyltransferase, which translates into the protein MLEYRLIFAERVSVRVTENFEVWPEAIELGRLFAERHYELALVGGPVRDMLLHRVSHDLDFCTSARPEEFEHILRRWGHDGFWDMGRKFGTLGAMRRRADGTEVKVEITTYRSDVYDPDSRKPEVQYGDTLEGDLSRRDFTVNAMALRVPDLEFVDPFGGASDLAKGVLRTPVDPRQSFDDDPLRMMRAIRFVAQLGFSIEANTAEAIVDMADRLDIVSAERIRDEITKMLLSDRPRKGLEALVESGIAQRVLPEIPALQLEIDEHHRHKDVFEHTMMVLERAIALETDQEGPVPSPDLTLRLAALLHDIGKPKTRKFEDGGKVSFHHHDVVGAKMTRKRLKALHFDHHLIDDVTELVNLHLRFHGYVDEPWTDSAVRRYVKDSGHLYERLNRLTRADATTQNRRKSLMFEHAMDEMEERVKELKKQEDFNAIRPDVDGNEIMQLLHLQPGPIVGEAYKHMLDYRLDNGPVDHDIAVEELQRWYEETYKK
- a CDS encoding LytR C-terminal domain-containing protein — encoded protein: MTQEYDERIARKAFMYQRKRSVLTTVGVGLGVTFIFALLVQFHAFGINSVRAPKDNPNYGVPAPCAIIGKEGAKAPYVDNRAVAIRVLNGTKFRGFARAVGEALNARGFNLTEVNNNKSSNIKRTIIYFGKNAINEAYTVNANFTDAIMRMDDRKDKLVDIVLGSTFNNLRPKVDVPAAGAAIHEVQGCIRADLMKNIPKADQHKEVR
- the rsmA gene encoding 16S rRNA (adenine(1518)-N(6)/adenine(1519)-N(6))-dimethyltransferase RsmA, whose protein sequence is MDGKTLTEISIENEGQLLGAADIRRIAAEEGITPTKKFGQNFVIDPGTVRKIVAAAGVKSGDIVMEVGPGLGSLTLAILQTGAQLTAVEIDPPLARRLPHTVEEFMPKAMQKFNVILKDALTVNADDVPQIAQAKKFTLVANLPYNVATPIILTLLEKFSNLQNFLVMVQKEVADRLCAQPGNKVYGTPSVKLAWYGKAQRAGLIGHNVFWPAPNVDSALVSFTRDCTSKGDNNEREGVFAFIDAAFQQRRKTLHAALKNQVPEEAYKNSGIDPTRRGETLTCDEFIALYRACKDCQL